In Vicinamibacteria bacterium, a single genomic region encodes these proteins:
- the queA gene encoding tRNA preQ1(34) S-adenosylmethionine ribosyltransferase-isomerase QueA, whose amino-acid sequence MRIDAFDYALPPGAIAQEPLPDRAASRLMVLDRARAEVGHRVVRDLPALLSRGDLLVVNRSRVFAARLLGQREGGGRAEVLLIRPLGDGVWEALVRPGRRLRAGTRVIVAEDLALRIESSATGDDSARRRVRLECAGDPAVVLERRGHTPLPPYIRRPDRPEDRERYQTVYARETGSVAAPTAGLHFTPGLLAALEARGVERAEVVLHVGPGTFRPVHVAQVEDHRVETEPYRVPAETAAALRRTRARGGRVVAVGTTTVRALETAAKEGEVSEGEGETGLVIVPGFRFRVVDALLTNFHLPRSSLLLLVCALGGRERVLAAYEEAVRAGYRFYSYGDAMLIV is encoded by the coding sequence TTGCGGATCGACGCCTTCGATTACGCTCTGCCTCCCGGCGCGATTGCCCAGGAGCCGCTGCCGGACCGCGCCGCCTCCCGGCTCATGGTCCTGGACCGCGCGCGGGCGGAGGTTGGTCACCGGGTCGTCCGCGACCTGCCCGCGCTCCTCTCCCGGGGTGATCTCCTCGTCGTCAACCGTAGCCGCGTCTTCGCCGCGCGGTTGCTCGGCCAGCGGGAGGGGGGGGGCCGGGCGGAGGTGCTGCTGATCCGCCCCCTGGGCGACGGCGTCTGGGAGGCGCTGGTGCGGCCGGGCCGCCGGCTGCGCGCGGGCACGCGCGTGATCGTGGCCGAGGATCTCGCCCTCCGCATCGAGTCGTCGGCTACGGGGGACGATTCCGCGCGCCGCCGCGTGCGGTTGGAGTGTGCGGGCGATCCGGCCGTGGTCCTGGAGCGCCGGGGCCACACTCCCCTTCCCCCCTACATCCGGCGGCCGGACCGCCCCGAAGACCGGGAGCGCTACCAGACGGTCTACGCCCGCGAGACGGGCAGCGTGGCCGCCCCCACCGCGGGCCTCCATTTCACGCCTGGGCTCCTGGCCGCGCTGGAGGCGCGCGGCGTGGAGCGCGCGGAGGTGGTGCTCCACGTGGGGCCGGGCACCTTCCGGCCCGTGCACGTGGCCCAGGTGGAGGACCACCGTGTGGAAACCGAACCCTACCGGGTCCCCGCGGAAACCGCGGCCGCCCTCCGCCGCACCCGGGCTCGGGGCGGGCGTGTGGTGGCGGTGGGCACGACCACCGTGCGCGCGCTGGAAACGGCGGCAAAGGAAGGCGAGGTCAGTGAAGGCGAGGGCGAGACCGGCCTCGTGATCGTTCCCGGCTTTCGCTTCCGGGTGGTGGACGCCCTTCTCACGAACTTCCACCTGCCCCGCTCCTCCCTCCTGCTCCTGGTCTGCGCCCTCGGGGGCCGCGAACGGGTCCTCGCCGCTTACGAGGAAGCCGTCCGCGCGGGCTACCGCTTCTACAGCTACGGCGACGCGATGCTGATCGTCTGA
- the ruvC gene encoding crossover junction endodeoxyribonuclease RuvC, whose translation MIILGVDPGSLRTGYGAIDTDGRRHRLLEKGVLAAPPRLDLADRLRLIHAGVAELISRLRPAVLAVEDVFHSANTRTALVLGHVRGVVLLAGAEAGLAVHAFSPATVKVQVTGFGRAEKTQVAFMVARLLELPGEGEAGDAADALAVALCHAHLSLLGAAAFSPSPDGGKAGLRS comes from the coding sequence ATGATCATCCTCGGGGTCGATCCCGGATCCCTCCGCACTGGATACGGAGCCATCGACACCGACGGCCGACGCCACCGTCTCCTGGAAAAGGGCGTCCTCGCTGCCCCCCCCCGCCTGGACCTGGCCGACCGTTTGCGCCTCATCCACGCGGGGGTCGCGGAGCTGATTTCCCGCCTCCGCCCGGCCGTGCTCGCGGTGGAGGACGTCTTCCACTCCGCTAACACCCGCACCGCCCTCGTGCTCGGCCACGTCCGGGGCGTCGTGCTCCTGGCGGGAGCGGAGGCGGGCTTGGCCGTGCATGCCTTCTCCCCCGCCACCGTGAAGGTCCAAGTCACCGGGTTCGGCCGGGCGGAGAAGACCCAGGTGGCCTTCATGGTCGCCCGCCTCTTGGAGCTGCCTGGAGAGGGAGAGGCGGGCGACGCCGCGGACGCCTTGGCGGTGGCGCTCTGCCACGCCCACCTGAGCCTGCTCGGCGCGGCCGCTTTCTCCCCCTCTCCCGACGGGGGCAAAGCGGGACTCCGCTCTTGA
- the ruvB gene encoding Holliday junction branch migration DNA helicase RuvB encodes MTDPRLVSPRPLDDDLRFDQSLRPRDLDEYVGQPAVVANLRVAIEAARNRGDALDHVLLFGPPGVGKTSLAHVIAAELKVPIKATAGPIIERAGDLAALLTALDAREILFVDEVHRLEAKVEEILYPALEDYRLDLMIGTGPGARSMKIPLKPFTLIAATTRAGLLTAPLRSRFGIVHRLDFYSEADLEFIVNRSARILGVPIEAAGAREIARRSRGTPRIANRLLRRVRDFAQVRADGAITAAVAEDALRLLEVDAHGFDEVDRKLLLTIIDKFGGGPVGVGALAAAISEEADAIEDIYEPYLLQIGFLDRTPRGRIATRRAYEHFGRVPPEGTPGQKQLF; translated from the coding sequence GTGACCGACCCCCGCCTCGTCTCCCCCCGCCCCCTCGACGACGACCTTCGCTTCGACCAGTCGCTCCGCCCCCGGGACCTCGACGAGTACGTGGGTCAGCCCGCCGTGGTGGCCAACCTCCGGGTAGCCATCGAGGCCGCGCGCAACCGCGGCGACGCCCTGGACCACGTGCTCCTCTTCGGTCCCCCCGGAGTAGGCAAGACCAGCCTGGCCCACGTGATCGCGGCCGAGCTCAAGGTTCCTATCAAGGCTACCGCCGGCCCCATCATCGAGCGGGCGGGCGATCTGGCAGCCCTCCTCACCGCCCTCGACGCCCGCGAGATCCTCTTCGTAGACGAGGTCCACCGCCTGGAGGCCAAGGTGGAGGAGATCCTCTACCCCGCCCTCGAAGACTACCGCCTCGACCTCATGATCGGCACCGGCCCCGGCGCCCGCTCCATGAAGATCCCCCTCAAGCCTTTCACCCTCATCGCCGCCACCACCCGGGCGGGGCTGCTCACCGCTCCCCTCCGCAGCCGATTCGGCATCGTCCACCGTCTTGATTTCTACAGCGAGGCCGATCTCGAGTTCATCGTGAACCGCTCCGCCCGCATCTTGGGCGTGCCCATCGAGGCTGCAGGCGCGCGCGAGATCGCGCGCCGCAGCCGGGGCACCCCCCGCATCGCCAACCGCCTCCTGCGCCGGGTGCGCGACTTCGCCCAGGTGCGGGCCGACGGCGCCATCACGGCCGCGGTGGCGGAGGACGCGCTACGCCTCCTCGAGGTCGACGCCCACGGTTTCGACGAGGTGGACCGCAAGCTGCTCCTCACTATCATCGACAAGTTCGGGGGGGGGCCGGTGGGAGTGGGCGCCCTGGCCGCCGCCATCAGCGAGGAGGCGGACGCCATCGAGGACATCTACGAACCCTACCTGCTGCAGATCGGCTTCCTCGACCGCACGCCCCGCGGGCGCATCGCCACCCGCCGGGCCTACGAGCACTTCGGCCGCGTGCCCCCAGAGGGCACCCCCGGGCAGAAGCAGCTGTTCTGA
- the ruvA gene encoding Holliday junction branch migration protein RuvA, translating to MIGHLRGRLLRKGPQEAVVDVVGVGYRVAIPLSTFYRLGEEGAEVSLRIHTHVREDTLALYGFLSAGEQALFERLISVAGVGPKLAVNILSGIEAPELLAALRGSDLARLTRIPGVGKKTAERLVVELKDQVAGLLPATEPAPAEGGAREDLVSALLHLGYSRPEAERGVDKTLREGGDARFEDLLRRALRILSGR from the coding sequence TTGATCGGCCACCTCCGGGGACGCCTCCTACGGAAGGGACCGCAGGAGGCGGTGGTGGACGTGGTGGGCGTGGGCTACCGCGTGGCCATTCCCCTCTCCACCTTCTACCGCCTCGGGGAGGAAGGCGCGGAGGTGAGTCTCCGCATCCACACCCATGTCCGGGAGGACACCCTCGCCCTCTACGGCTTCCTGAGCGCCGGCGAGCAAGCCCTCTTCGAGCGCCTGATCTCCGTGGCGGGGGTAGGGCCCAAGCTCGCGGTCAACATCCTCTCCGGCATCGAGGCTCCCGAGCTCCTGGCCGCCCTTCGCGGAAGCGACCTTGCTCGCCTCACCCGGATTCCGGGGGTCGGAAAGAAGACGGCCGAGCGCCTGGTCGTGGAGCTGAAGGATCAAGTGGCTGGCCTACTACCCGCGACGGAGCCGGCCCCCGCGGAGGGAGGCGCCAGGGAGGACCTGGTCTCCGCCCTCCTGCACTTGGGCTACTCCCGCCCAGAGGCCGAGCGGGGGGTGGACAAGACCCTGCGCGAAGGCGGGGACGCCCGCTTCGAGGACCTGCTGCGGCGGGCCCTGCGGATACTCTCGGGACGCTAG
- a CDS encoding YebC/PmpR family DNA-binding transcriptional regulator — translation MSGHSKWASIKHKKGALDAKRGKVFTKIIREMSIAARIGGGDLGSNPRLRTAVDKAKSVNMPADNIKRAIQKGTGELEGTSYEEITLEGYGPGGVAILVEGTTDNRNRTVSEIRHAFTKYGGNLATAGSVSYLFKPRGFIAIAHDKVSELKLMELALEAGAEDIVAAGETWEVFTSPGAYESVLEAVKKAGLEPEESQLGKYAENSITLEGAKAQQMLKMIEALEDNDDVLNVWANFDVSDKEMEAAAAAG, via the coding sequence ATGTCCGGACATTCCAAGTGGGCCTCCATCAAGCACAAGAAGGGCGCGCTCGACGCCAAGCGCGGGAAAGTCTTCACCAAGATCATCCGCGAGATGTCGATCGCCGCGCGCATAGGCGGGGGTGATCTGGGCTCGAACCCGCGCCTCCGGACCGCGGTGGACAAAGCGAAGAGCGTCAACATGCCCGCCGACAACATCAAGCGGGCGATCCAGAAGGGGACAGGCGAGCTGGAAGGCACCTCCTACGAGGAGATCACCCTCGAGGGCTACGGACCGGGGGGGGTCGCCATCCTGGTGGAGGGCACGACCGACAACCGGAACCGGACCGTCTCCGAAATCCGACACGCCTTCACCAAGTACGGGGGTAACCTGGCCACGGCGGGAAGCGTGTCCTACCTCTTTAAGCCCCGCGGGTTCATCGCCATCGCGCACGACAAGGTGAGCGAGCTGAAGCTGATGGAGCTGGCCTTGGAGGCGGGGGCCGAGGACATCGTGGCTGCGGGCGAGACCTGGGAGGTCTTCACCTCCCCCGGCGCCTACGAGTCGGTTCTGGAGGCAGTCAAGAAAGCGGGGCTTGAGCCGGAGGAGTCTCAGCTCGGGAAGTACGCGGAGAACAGCATCACGCTGGAGGGTGCCAAGGCCCAGCAGATGCTGAAGATGATCGAGGCTCTCGAGGACAACGACGACGTGCTGAACGTCTGGGCCAACTTCGACGTCTCGGATAAGGAGATGGAGGCGGCTGCCGCCGCCGGCTAG